Proteins encoded together in one Musa acuminata AAA Group cultivar baxijiao chromosome BXJ3-6, Cavendish_Baxijiao_AAA, whole genome shotgun sequence window:
- the LOC103986706 gene encoding uncharacterized protein LOC103986706 isoform X5, producing the protein MAAWNEREIEDIVFGKFGENDDQRVAHRHGRPVKESLASGDILVTGTSEDSIVSKTNGVWRKEGTNICPLEIGNSRIVAGLDSNTCSTSYSIGASRGTVEEIGICQLSFDNNTTADSKLTFLENDNDRETDLLYYDWSDISNFEDVDTMFRNCDPTFGQWSNTDGWSRISSSSNDIFYPEDTFISGFESSTLEFRDFNDASAYCANISSLPESNTPEVNNHRQSCLANQSFELLRSTEQPYDGGGGSETKSALTEFGNVNSLNECEFQQPHINIQTEQLSRHCPSEVEGKGFEPYQSQILPNHSCFMKSDPSSYMPALKLDAHIEDKLLYQDLLMPTMSSSINECKQNPSSSFEISAQAISNTSHGMENLPDLISKDPVKHLKEMVEKPSIGLLELDNSVKDQPDNLEQMIVSDTGNMGLELHATDMDFTVGKSSSIPSVFSEDAAVKAISFQQLQDVIVGS; encoded by the exons ATTGAGGATATTGTTTTTGGTAAATTTGGCGAAAACGATGACCAAAGAGTGGCCCACCGACATGGTAGACCAGTCAAAGAGTCTCTAGCTTCGGGTGATATTCTTGTCACTGGAACAAGTGAAGATAGCATAGTGTCCAAGACTAACGGCGTTTGGAGAAAAGAAGGGACAAACATTTGCCCTTTGGAAATTGGAAATTCCAGGATTGTTGCAG GTTTAGACAGCAACACGTGCAGCACAAGCTATTCTATTGGTGCAAGTAGGGGCACTGTAGAAGAGATCGGCATCTGCCAACTGTCATTTGATAATAATACTACAGCTGATTCTAAACTTACTTTTTTGGAGAATGACAATGATCGAGAAACCGATCTTCTGTACTATGACTGGTCTGATATAAGCAATTTTGAGGACGTTGATACAATGTTCAG AAATTGTGACCCTACGTTTGGGCAATGGAGCAATACAGATGGCTGGTCACGGATTTCATCTTCTTCAAATGACATTTTTTATCCAGAAGATACTTTCATTTCAGGCTTTGAATCATCGACTTTAGAATTCAGAGACTTTAATGATGCATCAGCATATTGTGCAAACATCAGTTCCTTGCCTGAAAGCAATACACCAGAGGTTAATAATCATAGGCAATCATGTCTGGCCAACCAGTCCTTTGAATTACTCAGAAGCACAGAACAG CCATATGATGGTGGTGGAGGGAGCGAGACGAAATCAGCTCTAACAGAATTTGGCAATGTGAATAGCTTGAATGAATGTGAG TTTCAGCAGCCCCATATCAATATCCAAACAGAGCAGCTTAGTAGGCACTGCCCATCTGAAGTAGAGGGAAAAG GTTTTGAACCTTATCAATCTCAGATTCTTCCAAATCATAGTTGTTTCATGAAATCCGACCCTTCAAGTTATATGCCTGCCCTCAAACTTGATGCTCATATTGAGGACAAACTTCTGTACCAGGATCTTCTTATGCCCACAATGTCGAGCTCTATAAATGAATGCAAACAAAAtccttcctcctcttttgagATCTCAGCTCAGGCTATTAGTAACACCTCCCATGGCATGGAGAATTTACCTGATCTTATATCAAAAGATCCAGTCAAGCATCTCAAAGAAATGGTAGAAAAACCAAGCATAGGACTACTAGAGCTGGATAATTCAGTTAAGGATCAGCCTGATAATCTCGAACAAATGATTGTTAGTGACACAGGGAACATGGGTTTAGAGCTTCATGCAACAGATATGGATTTTACAGTGGGGAAAAGCTCGTCAATACCATCTGTTTTCTCTGAAGATGCTGCTGTAAAAGCTATTAGCTTTCAGCAGCTTCAGGATGTCATAG TTGGATCTTAG